The genomic interval CGCGCTGCGCGGCGCCAACGCCAAATTCGAGCGCCGCTTCGCCTATATCGAGCAGGCGCTGGCGGCCCAGGGCCGCTCGCCCGACGACGCCACGCTCGCCGAGATGGACGCGCTGTGGAACGAGGCCAAGGCGACCGAAGCGACGAAATAACGCCTCCCGGTTCCGATTCCGGCCGCGACTTCCTATCTATGCTTGCACGAAAACAATGCAGGGGGTCGCGCGAGCATCATGCTCTCGGTGGAATTGGCAATCGTTGTCGTCCTGATCGTCGTCAACGGTCTGCTGTCGATGTCCGAACTGGCGATCGTTTCCTCTCGCCCGGCGCGGCTCTCAATCCTGGCGCAGCGCGGCGTTCGCGGAGCCCGGCAGGCGCTCAAGCTGAGCGAAGATCCGGGCCGTTTTCTCTCGACCGTCCAGATCGGCATCACCTTGGTCGGCGTGGCGTCCGGCGCGTTCTCCGGCGCGACGCTGGGCCAGCGCCTGAGCGACTGGCTGGCAGCGACCGGCGTGCCGTTCGCCGATATCATCGGCGTCGGCCTGGTGGTGACGCTGATCACCTACGCGACGCTGATCGTCGGCGAGCTGGTGCCGAAGCAACTCGCGCTCCGCGACCCCGAAGCCGTCGCGGTGAAGGTCGCGCCGGCCATGGCGCTGCTCGCCAAGATTTCGCTGCCGGTGGTGGTGGTGCTCGACGTCTCCGGCAAGGCAATGTTGGCGCTGCTCGGCCAGAGCGGTGAGCCCGAGGACAAGATCTCCGAAGAGGAGATCCATAGCCTGGTGCTGGAGGCTGAGACCGCCGGCGTGCTCGAGCCAGGCGAACGGCAGATGATCGCCGGCGTGATGCGGCTCGGCGACCGCCCGGTCGGCGCGGTGATGACGCCACGGCCGGAGGTCGACATGATCGACGTGTCCGATCCACCGGAGGTCATCCGGGCTGCCTTCGTCGAGAGCCCGCATTCGCGGCTGCCTGCGACCGACGGCGATCGCGACGACCCGATCGGCATCATCCAGGCCAAGGACGTGCTGGAGATCTATCTGCGCGGCGACACGCCGGACTTCCGCGCGCTGGTCCGCGACGCACCGGTAATCCCGGCCTCGGCCGACGCCCGCGACGCCCTGCTAATGCTGCGCAACGCCTCGGTGCATATGGGGCTGGTGTACGACGAATTCGGCGGCTTCGAGGGCGTGGTGAGCACAGCCGATATTCTGGAATCGATCGTCGGCGCGTTCAGCTCCGAAGATGGTCCGCCGGAGCCGGCGGCAGTGCGCCGCGACGACGGTTCGTATCTGATCGCCGGTTGGATGCCGGTCGACGAATTCGGCGATCTGCTCGGCATTCTGGTGCCGACGCCGCGCGATTATCACACCGTCGCCGGCCTGGTGCTGGCCCATCTCGGCGCGCTGCCTGCCGTCGGCGACAAGTTCGACTTCCAAGGGTGGCGGTTCGAAATCCTCGACCTCGATCACCGCCGGATCGACAAGATCCTGGCGAGCCGCCTGCCCGACGACGAAGCCTCGCCATGACGCCACCAGCCACCCGCGGGCGAGGCGACGCGCGCGCCCTCGCCGCCGTGCGGCTGCTGCACACCGCGATCTGGGCGTTCTTTGCGTCCTCGATCCTGGCGATCCCTGTGACGGTCTGGCTCGGGCAGCTGGTGGCCGCGCTGTGGTTCAGCGTCTTCGTGTGGGGCGAAGTTTTGGTGCTGGTGCTGAACCGGATGCGCTGTCCGCTGACGACGCTGGCGGCGCGCTACACCGACGACCGCGCCGACAATTTCGATATCTGCCTGCCGCGCTGGCTCGCCCGCTATAACCAGCGGTTGTTCGGTACGCTATTCGCCCTCAGCCAATTCCAGCTCGGCTGGGCGTTGCTGACAGGCTGAGCGGGTCTCTCTCGGTCCACAAACGACGACGGCCGCCGCGATCGGGGCGCGGCGGCCGTCGGCTCGTATCCCATTCCCGCCGGCGCGGCCGGAACGGAATGGCTAAGAACGGTGGACTTAGAACGGAATGTCGTCGTCCATGTCGCTGCGGCCGCCGCCGCTGCTGACCGGCATCGGCCGGCGTCCGCCGCCACCACCCGACGGGCCACTGGAGCCGAAATCACCGCCGGAATTGTCGTCGCCATAGCCGCCACCACCTCCACCGCCGCCGCTGCGGCCGTCGAGCATGGTCAGGTTCGAGTTGAAGTTCTGTAGCACAACCTCGGTACTGTAGCGCTCAGCGCCGCTCTGGTCGGTCCATTTGCGTGTCTGCAGCTGGCCTTCGATGTAAACCTTCGCGCCTTTTCTCAGGTACTGCTCGGCGACCTTGCACAACCCTTCGTTGAAAATCACGACACGGTGCCACTCGGTCTTTTCCTTACGCTCGCCGGTGGCGCGATCACGCCAGGACTCCGAGGTGGCAATCCGCAGGTTGGCAATCGGACGCCCATCCTGGGTCCGCTTGATCTCCGGATCGGCACCGAGATTCCCGACCAGGATCACCTTGTTCACGCTACCCGCCATCGACGTCTCCTCTCAAAACCATACTGACTGAGCGGCTCCGCAACCGGCCGGCGACCGCCCGCCGTCCTGCTCCGCCGCTGCGGTCGCGCCCAAGCTGGCGCGAGCCGTCCCAGCCTCAAGCGATTACGCTGTCGCCGCCGCTACGCCCATACGTCCACCAACGAAAACGCCCGTCGGACGGGATTTATCCACCGGGACGATCTCGGTCAGTTTGTTCTATTTTTGTTCCAAAGTGAAGTGC from Rhodopseudomonas palustris carries:
- a CDS encoding hemolysin family protein, with the protein product MLSVELAIVVVLIVVNGLLSMSELAIVSSRPARLSILAQRGVRGARQALKLSEDPGRFLSTVQIGITLVGVASGAFSGATLGQRLSDWLAATGVPFADIIGVGLVVTLITYATLIVGELVPKQLALRDPEAVAVKVAPAMALLAKISLPVVVVLDVSGKAMLALLGQSGEPEDKISEEEIHSLVLEAETAGVLEPGERQMIAGVMRLGDRPVGAVMTPRPEVDMIDVSDPPEVIRAAFVESPHSRLPATDGDRDDPIGIIQAKDVLEIYLRGDTPDFRALVRDAPVIPASADARDALLMLRNASVHMGLVYDEFGGFEGVVSTADILESIVGAFSSEDGPPEPAAVRRDDGSYLIAGWMPVDEFGDLLGILVPTPRDYHTVAGLVLAHLGALPAVGDKFDFQGWRFEILDLDHRRIDKILASRLPDDEASP
- a CDS encoding single-stranded DNA-binding protein; the protein is MAGSVNKVILVGNLGADPEIKRTQDGRPIANLRIATSESWRDRATGERKEKTEWHRVVIFNEGLCKVAEQYLRKGAKVYIEGQLQTRKWTDQSGAERYSTEVVLQNFNSNLTMLDGRSGGGGGGGGYGDDNSGGDFGSSGPSGGGGGRRPMPVSSGGGRSDMDDDIPF